The Brassica napus cultivar Da-Ae chromosome C7, Da-Ae, whole genome shotgun sequence genome has a segment encoding these proteins:
- the LOC111198909 gene encoding putative defensin-like protein 307, translating into MEKTVLIFVGILLLSTCTPILARTCAKNSDCASVTCPSSKPVCFNGTCECPPDKYRALPDNTNCGVAACFDYCKAKGEVAYACILNFCYCRKPPM; encoded by the exons ATGGagaaaacagttttgatattCGTTGGTATTCTACTTCTTTCAACGT GTACACCGATTCTGGCACGTACTTGTGCGAAGAACTCCGATTGTGCTTCAGTCACATGTCCATCCTCAAAACCCGTTTGTTTTAATGGTACTTGTGAATGCCCTCCTGACAAGTATAGGGCATTACCTGATAATACCAACTGTGGCGTGGCTGCTTGCTTTGACTATTGCAAGGCAAAAGGAGAAGTAGCTTATGCTTGTATTTTAAACTTTTGTTATTGTCGCAAACCTCCTATGTAG
- the LOC125590031 gene encoding putative defensin-like protein 307, protein MEKTALIFVGILLLSTCTPILARTCAKNSDCASVTCPSSKPVCFNGTCECPPDKYRALPDNTNCGVAACFDYCKAKGEVAYACILNFCYCRKPPM, encoded by the exons ATGGAGAAAACAGCTTTGATATTCGTTGGTATTCTACTTCTTTCAACGT GTACACCGATTCTGGCACGTACTTGTGCGAAGAACTCCGATTGTGCTTCAGTCACATGTCCATCCTCAAAACCCGTTTGTTTTAATGGTACTTGTGAATGCCCTCCTGACAAGTATAGGGCATTACCTGATAATACCAACTGTGGCGTGGCTGCTTGCTTTGACTATTGCAAGGCAAAAGGAGAAGTAGCTTATGCTTGTATTTTAAACTTTTGTTATTGTCGCAAACCTCCTATGTAG
- the LOC106351732 gene encoding putative defensin-like protein 307: MEKTALIFVGILLLSTCTPILARTCAKNSDCASVTCPSSKPVCFNRTCECPPDKYRALPDNTNCGVAACFDYCKAKGEVAYACILNFCYCRKPPM, encoded by the exons ATGGAGAAAACAGCTTTGATATTCGTTGGTATTCTACTTCTTTCAACGT GTACACCGATTCTGGCACGTACTTGTGCGAAGAACTCCGATTGTGCTTCAGTCACATGTCCATCCTCAAAACCCGTTTGTTTTAATCGTACTTGTGAATGCCCTCCTGACAAGTATAGGGCATTACCTGATAATACCAACTGTGGCGTGGCTGCTTGCTTTGACTATTGCAAGGCAAAAGGAGAAGTAGCTTATGCTTGTATTTTAAACTTTTGTTATTGTCGCAAACCTCCTATGTAG